The following proteins are encoded in a genomic region of Vulpes vulpes isolate BD-2025 chromosome X, VulVul3, whole genome shotgun sequence:
- the LPAR4 gene encoding lysophosphatidic acid receptor 4: MGDRRFIDFQFQDLNSSFRPRLGNATANNTCIVDDSFKYNLNGAVYSVVFILGLITNSASLFVFCFRMKKRSETAIFITNLALSDLLFVCTLPFKIFYNFNRHWPFGDTLCKISGTAFLTNIYGSMLFLTCISVDRFLAIVYPFRSRTIRTRRNSAIVCAGVWILVLSGGISASLFSATNVNNATTTCFEGFSKRVWKTYLSKITIFIEVVGFIIPLILNVSCSSVVLRTLRKPATLSQIGTNKKKVLKMITVHMAVFVVCFVPYNSVLFLYALVRSQAITNCLLERFAKIMYPITLCLATLNCCFDPFIYYFTLESFQKSFYINTHLKMESLFKTETPLTTKPSLPAIQEEVSDQTTHNGGELMLESTF; the protein is encoded by the coding sequence atgggtGACAGAAGATTCATTGACTTTCAGTTTCAAGATTTAAATTCAAGCTTCAGACCCAGGTTGGGCAATGCTACTGCCAATAATACTTGCATTGTTGATGATTCCTTCAAGTATAATCTGAATGGTGCTGTCTACAGTGTTGTATTCATCCTGGGTCTGATAACCAACAGTGCCTCTCTGTTTGTCTTCTGCTTCCGCATGAAAAAGAGAAGTGAGACTGCTATTTTCATCACCAATCTAGCCCTTTCTGATTTGCTCTTTGTTTGCACTCtacctttcaaaatattttacaatttcaaCCGTCACTGGCCTTTTGGTGACACCCTTTGCAAGATCTCTGGGACTGCattcctcaccaacatctatgGGAGCATGCTGTTCCTCACCTGTATTAGTGTGGATCGTTTCCTGGCCATTGTCTATCCCTTCCGATCTCGTACCATTAGGACAAGGAGGAATTCTGCCATTGTGTGTGCTGGAGTCTGGATCCTAGTCCTCAGTGGTGGTATTTCAGCCTCTTTGTTCTCCGCCACTAATGTCAACAATGCAACTACCACCTGCTTTGAGGGCTTCTCCAAACGTGTCTGGAAGACTTATCTGTCCAAGATCACCATATTTATTGAAGTTGTTGGTTTCATCATTCCTCTGATATTGAATGTCTCTTGCTCCTCTGTGGTGCTAAGAACCCTACGCAAGCCTGCTACACTGTCTCAAATTGGGACCAATAAGAAAAAAGTGCTGAAGATGATCACAGTGCATATGGCAGTCTTTGTGGTTTGCTTTGTACCCTATAATTCTGTCCTCTTCCTGTATGCCCTAGTGCGCTCCCAAGCCATTACTAATTGCTTATTGGAAAGATTTGCAAAGATTATGTACCCAATCACCTTGTGCCTTGCAACTCTGAACTGTTGCTTTGACCCTTTTATCTATTACTTCACCCTTGAGTCTTTTCAGAAGTCCTTCTACATCAATACCCACCTCAAGATGGAGTCCTTGTTTAAGACTGAAACACCTCTGACCACAAAGCCTTCCCTTCCAGCTATTCAAGAAGAAGTTAGTGATCAAACAACACATAATGGTGGTGAATTGATGCTAGAATCCACCTTTTAG